Proteins found in one Triticum aestivum cultivar Chinese Spring chromosome 4D, IWGSC CS RefSeq v2.1, whole genome shotgun sequence genomic segment:
- the LOC123097787 gene encoding rhodanese-like domain-containing protein 10 — translation MAMGAAATAAACFSSASSGVSRCRVRAQATSWAGGAEELVRSGAVKAVRPRDAAEVMGSEGFQLLDVRPAWEHDRAAVRGSVHVPLFMADDDMGPVTLLKKWVHLGYIGLWTGQSFTKMNDRFLDDVAAAVAGKDAKLLVACGEGLRSLIAVRMLHEDGYKNVGWLAGGFSKSVDGDFAELEGESKLRYATIGGVSYIFLQILLLLRVVQ, via the exons ATGGCCATGGGTGCTGCGGCGACCGCGGCTGCCTGTTTCTCCTCCGCATCCTCAGGCGTGTCACGGTGTCGCGTCAGGGCGCAGGCGACGTCGTGGGCGGGAGGGGCGGAGGAACTGGTGCGGTCGGGCGCGGTGAAGGCCGTCCGGCCGAGGGACGCGGCGGAGGTCATGGGCTCCGAGGGGTTCCAGCTGCTGGACGTCCGGCCGGCCTGGGAGCACGACCGCGCCGCCGTTCGGGGGTCCGTGCACGTGCCGCTGTTCATGGCCGACGACGACATGGGCCCAGTGACGCTGCTCAAAAAGTGGGTCCACCTGGGCTACATCGGGCTCTGGACCGGGCAGTCCTTCACCAAGATGAACGACCGCTTCCTCGacgacgtcgccgccgccgtcgccgggaaGGACGCCAAGCTGCTCGTCGCATGCGGCGAAGGCCTCAG GTCGCTGATTGCGGTGAGGATGCTGCACGAGGACGGGTACAAGAACGTGGGATGGCTCGCCGGGGGGTTCAGCAAGTCCGTCGACGGTGACTTCGCCGAGCTGGAGGGGGAGAGCAAGCTCAGGTACGCCACCATCGGGGGAGTATCCTACATCTTCCTTCAGATCTTGCTGCTGCTACGGGTGGTGCAGTGA
- the LOC123097786 gene encoding phosphoinositide phospholipase C 2, translating into MEREISPEAPPTPTRLLPRGPNEERKPGDQGGAGAEAEAAEMGTYKCCIFFTRRFALPDATTPEDVRTLFSRFSGGTPYMGVDELRRYLAATGELDGDGGMDVAERIVDRVLQGRSRTPRFGRPALTVDDFHNFLFSEDLNPPIRQSKVHHDMNAPLSHYFIYTGHNSYLTGNQLSSDCSDVPIIKALQIGVRVIELDMWPNSSKDDIDILHGRTLTAPVSLLKCLKSIKKYAFVASPYPVIITLEDHLTSDLQAKVAKMVLEVFGDILYYPESKHLQEFPSPEALRGRVILSTKPPKEYLEAKGGTMKDRDIEPKFSKGENEESAWGIEVPDIQDELQDANKDDMSCHERGVDEDDEQKVRKSAPLEYKHLITIKAGKPKGSLVDALKSDPEKVRRLSLSEQELAKVAAGHGPKIVSFTQRNLLRIYPKGTRFNSSNYNPFLGWVHGAQMVAFNMQGYGRALWLMNGFYKANGGCGYVKKPDFLMQTCPDGKVFDPTADLPVKKTLKVKVYIGDGWQQDFKQTHFDSYSPPDFYAKVGIAGVPSDSVMRKTRVVEDSWVPMWEDGFTFPLTVPEIALLRVEVHEYDVNEDDFGGQTVLPVSELWPGIRTVPLFDHKGMKFKSVKLLMSFEFV; encoded by the exons ATGGAGAGGGAAATTTCTCCTGAGGCGCCTCCCACCCCCACACGTCTCCTCCCCCGGGGACCTAACGAGGAGAGAAAACCGGGCGATCAAGGGGGAGCGGGCGCCGaggctgaggcggcggagatgggGACGTACAAGTGCTGCATCTTCTTCACGCGCAGGTTCGCGCTGCCCGACGCGACCACGCCGGAGGATGTGCGCACGCTCTTCTCCCGCTTCTCCGGCGGCACGCCGTACATGGGCGTCGACGAGCTCCGCCGCTACCTAGCCGCCACCGGGGAGCTCGACGGTGACGGCGGAATGGACGTGGCGGAGCGGATCGTGGACCGGGTCCTCCAGGGCCGCAGCCGCACCCCGCGTTTCGGAAGGCCGGCCCTCACCGTTGATGACTTCCACAACTTCCTCTTCTCCGAGGACCTCAACCCGCCCATCCGTCAGTCAAAG GTTCATCATGACATGAATGCACCTTTGTCCCACTACTTCATATACACCGGACACAACTCATATCTTACTGGCAATCAACTTAGCAGTGACTGTAGTGATGTTCCCATAATCAAGGCACTGCAAATAGGTGTTCGTGTAATTGAATTAGACATGTGGCCAAATTCTTctaaagatgacatagatattctcCATGGAAG GACACTTACTGCCCCAGTGTCACTTTTGAAATGTTTGAAATCCATAAAAAAATATGCCTTTGTCGCATCTCCCTACCCTGTTATTATAACATTAGAAGACCACCTTACATCTGATCTTCAGGCAAAAGTAGCCAAG ATGGTCCTTGAAGTATTTGGAGATATCCTGTACTATCCTGAATCAAAACATCTTCAAGAATTTCCTTCACCGGAAGCACTAAGGGGGCGTGTAATCCTCTCAACAAAGCCCCCAAAGGAGTACCTTGAAGCAAAGGGTGGTACTATGAAAGATAGAGACATTGAGCCAAAGTTTAGCAAAGGAGAAAATGAAGAATCAGCATGGGGTATAGAAGTCCCCGATATTCAGGATGAGTTGCAAGATGCCAACAAG GACGATATGTCATGCCACGAAAGAGGTGTAGATGAAGATGATGAACAGAAAGTGCGCAAGAGTGCACCACTGGAGTATAAACACCTTATTACTATTAAAGCAGGAAAGCCAAAGGGTTCTCTTGTTGACGCCTTGAAGAGTGACCCGGAAAAAGTTAGGCGCCTCAGTTTGAGCGAGCAAGAACTTGCAAAAGTGGCGGCAGGTCATGGTCCGAAGATAGTGAG CTTTACACAAAGAAATCTACTGAGAATATACCCAAAGGGGACCCGCTTCAATTCATCCAACTACAACCCATTTCTTGGCTGGGTGCATGGTGCTCAAATGGTAGCATTCAATATGCAG GGATACGGCAGAGCCCTTTGGTTAATGAATGGATTTTACAAAGCCAATGGAGGCTGTGGTTATGTGAAGAAACCAGATTTTTTAATGCAAACTTGTCCGGATGGGAAGGTTTTCGATCCGACAGCAGACTTACCTGTGAAGAAAACACTGAAG GTCAAAGTGTACATCGGCGATGGTTGGCAGCAGGATTTTAAGCAGACACATTTCGATTCATATTCCCCTCCAGATTTTTATGCAAAG GTGGGCATAGCCGGAGTTCCATCAGACTCGGTGATGAGGAAGACTAGAGTCGTGGAGGATAGCTGGGTCCCAATGTGGGAAGATGGGTTCACCTTCCCGCTGACAGTGCCGGAGATCGCTCTGCTGCGTGTGGAGGTGCACGAGTATGATGTGAACGAGGACGACTTCGGCGGGCAGACCGTTCTGCCTGTGTCGGAGCTGTGGCCAGGGATCCGCACCGTGCCGCTCTTCGACCACAAGGGAATGAAGTTCAAGAGCGTGAAGCTTCTCATGAGCTTCGAGTTTGTCTAG